DNA from Anaerolineae bacterium:
GTGGTGAATGCCATCCTGCGAACAGCGGCGGAGCCATTGGTTCACTTCCCGATAGTGCCAATGATGTGCGTGGAGTTCCATCATTAACCTCCTTCTCATTCCCCTTCGGCAGCCGCCGGCTCACATGCCGGCCGGCCGCACCCCCAGCACTTCCTGTGTATGCACGTCCAACCCTATACTCCGCAGGCGCTCCCGGTTGCCGCGCAGGCTTTCAATGGCGTTGATGCCCAACGCCCCCATGACCTCCTTGATTTCCAGCGTCCAGGCCCGCAGTAGGTTCTGTACCCGTTCCACTCCCTCGTCAATATCCAGGCGCTTGATCAGCTCGGGGTCCTGGGTGGTAAGGCCCCAGGCACAGCGGCCGGTGTAGCAGGCCTGACAAAGGGTGCATCCCAGCGCAATCAGCGCGGCCGTACAGATGGCAACCGCATCCGCGCCGAGCGCAATGGCCTTGATGACATCGGCGCTGGAACGGATGCCGCCGGAGGCGATGAGCGAGACCTGATGGCGGATGCCCTCCTCGCGCAGGCGGTCATCCACCGCGGCCAGCGCGATCTCCAGGGGAAGCCCGACATGGTTGCGGATGACCAGGGGTGCGGCGCCGGTGCCGCCGCGGAAGCCGTCAATGGTGAGGAAGTCCGCGCCGGCGCGCGCTGCGCCGGTGGCGATGGCGGCGACGTGGTGCACCGCGGCGATCTTCACCCCGACCGGCTTGCTGTAGTTCGTGGCTTCTTTGAGCGCATAGATCAACTGCGCCAGGTCCTCGATGGAGTAGATGTCGTGATGCGGGGCAGGGGAGATGGCATCGGTGCCGGGTGGAATCATGCGGGTGCGGGCAATTTCCTCGGTCACTTTTTCGCCGGCCAGGTGGCCGCCGATGCCCGGCTTGGCGCCCTGGCCGATTTTGATCTCGATAGCGGCCGCCGCATCAAGATAGCGCTGGTGCACGCCGAAGCGCCCGGAGGCCACCTGCACAATGGTGTTCTGGCCGTAGGGGTACAGCTCTTCATGCAGGCCGCCCTCGCCGCAGTTGAAGTAGGTGCCGGCACGGCGCGCCGCTTCCGCCAGGATTTTGTGTACCCGCAGGTTCACCGCTCCCAGGGACATAGCGCCGAAGATGATGGGCGTATCAAGCTTCAACTGGGGAGGTAGTTCGGTGACCAACTTCAGCTCGCCGTTCTCATCCGGGACGATCTCCAAATGGTCGGGTTTTCGCCCGATAAAGGTGACCAGCTCCATCGGCTCCCGCAGGGGGTCGATGGGAGGGTTGGTGACCTGGCTGGCGTCGAGGAGCAGATGGTCCCAGATGCTGAGGTAGGGCTGGTCATTGCCGGCGCCGGCCA
Protein-coding regions in this window:
- a CDS encoding alpha-hydroxy-acid oxidizing protein yields the protein MKNFLPSDFLVHIGPECILCGRCVRECSFGVLEQKEGRIIAHHARCVACQRCVVFCPRSAIAILPHPSIGRHNAYWTPEQRRALLRQAQTGAILLAGAGNDQPYLSIWDHLLLDASQVTNPPIDPLREPMELVTFIGRKPDHLEIVPDENGELKLVTELPPQLKLDTPIIFGAMSLGAVNLRVHKILAEAARRAGTYFNCGEGGLHEELYPYGQNTIVQVASGRFGVHQRYLDAAAAIEIKIGQGAKPGIGGHLAGEKVTEEIARTRMIPPGTDAISPAPHHDIYSIEDLAQLIYALKEATNYSKPVGVKIAAVHHVAAIATGAARAGADFLTIDGFRGGTGAAPLVIRNHVGLPLEIALAAVDDRLREEGIRHQVSLIASGGIRSSADVIKAIALGADAVAICTAALIALGCTLCQACYTGRCAWGLTTQDPELIKRLDIDEGVERVQNLLRAWTLEIKEVMGALGINAIESLRGNRERLRSIGLDVHTQEVLGVRPAGM